Within Montipora foliosa isolate CH-2021 chromosome 3, ASM3666993v2, whole genome shotgun sequence, the genomic segment gttccactgtacgTGTCTTTGAACTTGGTCTAcgtcttgaaatttttttgctCTGTCACGCGTGACATCGACAACACTGCCAAACACAGGGTTGTTTGCAGGTCTGGCCTTAACCTTGACGAAGTCGGCTTTATGACTGATATTTGCTCTCTGACCAGATTGCTGGATGGTATCGGCTACTTCTACAAACTTTGTTCGGAGGTGAAACGGCAATCTCTGTATAATTCTTCTCAAGTTATCCGcactattattttttttcaaatacccGATTGACCTTAACGTGTATTCGCAATTTTTCAACTGGTCTGCAAAGGCTAACAGTCCGGCACGATCTATAGCCTTCAAGGGAAGTCCTTCAGTCAACTTGGTCACATACTTTGATGCGATCGTGAACGGGTGTCCGAATCGTTCTTCTAAtaatttctttgcattttggaAACCGACAGATGGGTGCATGACTGCACAGCACTTGATAGCCTTGTTCGCTTCACCCGATGTGTATTGAAGGACATACATCAACTTCTCATTTTCACTCGCTGCATCTCGCTCAATACTAGCTTCAAAGGATTTTATAAAGTTCCAATACTCTAGAGGATTGCCATCAAATGTTTGCAGTTGTAGTTTGGGTAAAGCAAAGCCTTGCTTTATTGTTAGAGCCATGCGGTCCAATGCATCAATGGGCAGGGAATGATCCTTTTCAACCTTTACAGGTGGCTCGCCATACAACATAAATTCTTTTTCATAGGGATTCAACGCAGATGGTTTTGCGTGGAATGGGCATGGTCTCAACTCACCCGGTTTTTCAAATACTTCGGGGTGTGATACAAGATTTCATTTTTCGGCGCATGGACAGAAATTCTCGGAGACGAATGATGGCTGATTTAAAACAGAGTTCTGTTCGCTTTCTAACAATTGAACTTGAAGATTAGCTTGTTCAATTTCGAACTGAGTGTCTATAATTTGTCGttttaactttatttcatcCTCTTGTCGTAACAGTTTCtgttttttcttcaatttttccatCCATTTGGTTTTCAGAGCTCTTAAAGCTACATTTTAACTGTCACGTTGGTTTTGGGTGGTTTTGGGtggttccatgttttagtaactacgagAAACTGAAAACCAAAGGAAAGCGAATTCAGAAAAACACGACACTTACAAGATCTGTGTGGCTCTCCGTGTAATCTCTACACGCCTGACCGAAGTTATCGAAGAAGATGATGACCATTTAATGCAACAGCTTGCACAATTCTGGAAGATAGAAGGCTATGGTGGATTTACAAACTGTGAGGTTTCCATATCATTAGAGGACAAGAGAGCTCTTGCAGTTATGGAAAGACCGTCAACGATGGTAAACGGTCATTACCAGATAGCCCTACCTTGGAAAGAACCAAACACTCACTTGCCTAATAATCGATGTCTAGCAGAACGGAGGCTTTCCTTGTTGAAGAAACGGTTTTTGCGAGATAGCAAGCTTTTTGAAGGGTACAAAGCTGCTATAGAAAGTTACTTGAATaaaggaaacgaaaggagagtACCGGATGATGAGCTTAATACTGAAGAAAGTTTTCAACAAACCAGGGAAGACACGAGTGGTCTTTGATTCTGCAGCTTAATTAAGGGGAGTTAGTTTGAACGATGAACTTTTAAGCGGGCCAGACTTAACAAATTCGATCGTAGGTATCCTGACAAGATTCCGTGAAAATCCAGTTGCATTGGCGGCAGATATAAAAAGCATGTTTCACCAAATCAAAGTACCACCCGCTGACCGAGATGCCTTTAGATTTTTATGGTGGCCAAACAGTGACCTTAGCCAAATTCCAGTGCACCATCGTATAAAGGTACACTTCTTAGCGCCACATCCTCCCCCAGTTGTTCCAATTTTGCTTTAAGAAAGACAGCAGAAGACAAAAAAGACGAATTTGCTATTATCAAGACTGTTGAAAGAGACTTCTACGTAGATGACTGTCTCAAGTCCTCAGAACAAGCTGTTAGTCTTGTCAATGATCTTTGTGATCTTCTTAGAAGGGCGAGTTTAGGCTTACCAAGAGGCAGTGCAACAGACCAGAAGTCCTTCAGTCCATCCCAAAAATCGAGAGAGCTCAATCCATGTTGAACCTCGATTTGTTGAAAGACGCTCTACCAATTCAGCGAGCGTTGGGAGTTAAGTGGGATATGGAAAATGACAAGTTTATATTTGACGGGGTTCTCAAGGACAAGCCCACAACTCGGAGAGGCATACTTTTTCCCCTCGTAAGTTCTGTACATGATCCGCTTGGGTTCCTGGCGCCAGTTGTCCTACCTACAAAGAAACTGCTTCAAAATTTATGTAGACAGAAACGTGGATGGGATGATCCAATTAGTGAAGGCGACAGAGAAAGATGAGAAAATTGGAAGAAAAAGTTGCCCAGTCTTGCTGGAATTGCAGTAAATAGATGTCTTAAACCGATCAACTTTGAAGAACTGAAATATTTCGAGCTGCATAACTTCGCCGACGCTTCTCAATTTGCTTATGGAGCAGTTTCCTACCTCAGAATGGTGGATTCAAAGGACAACAACCATTGCGCGTTTCTCATGTGAAAATCTCGCCTAGCTCACTTGAAGCCTATGACTGTTCCGAGATTGGAATTATTGGCCGCAGTGCTTTCCGTGCAGTTGAACAAAACCCTTAAGGAAGACCTTGACATTGTGGTAACACGATCGAtgttttggacggatttcacTTGCGTTCTCCAGTACATACGCAACACAACGAAGAGGTTCGGCACAATTGTTGCCAACAGGCTGGCCATCATTCACGAGAATTCCACATCCCACCAGTGGAGATCAGGTCTCAATTGATAAAATTAACGTAAACAGCAGATGGTTCAATAACCGCCAGTTCTTAACACAGAGAGAAAAATCTTGGCCTCTTGATCCTACTCTTCGTCAGCAAGAATTAATAGATGAAGATCCCGAAGTTAAACATGACCTGCAACATTGCTGTTTGGCGTTAACAAATCAAGGAGATTTTGACGTCTTTTCGAGGTTAATTCAGCGGTTTTCCTCACGGGAAAAACTATGAAAGGTTACAGCCTGGCTTCTGCGATTCAAATCGTGACTCGTTGTGAGATACCTGAAGAGTCCTGCATTCCTTCAGAAACAACCACATGTGTCTTGTCTGTTCAAGAAGTGAAAACTGCAGAAAAGGAAATATTCAAgcacatgcaaagaaattccttctcagaCGTTGTAAAGGCCTTGCAGCGATTAGATCAGCCACAATCCCCACGCCAAATGACTTCTGAACTAAAGGATTTAAAGACGCCAAAATCTATGCGTAAACTTCACGTGGTATTTGATAACGATGGAATTCTCCGAGTTGGAGGGAGATTAGAAAATGCACCAGTTGAGTACGAGAACAAGCATCCAATTATTCTGCCTTACCGCCATCACGTTACAGAATTGATCATTCTTCAGTATCACCAAAGAGCTGGTCATCTTGGTCAAGAGTACGTCGCAGCCAGTCTACGCCAACTATACTGGATTATCAAGGGACGTTCAGCACGAACAGTTAATGGCTAACTTACCAAAGGAGAGAGTGCTACTT encodes:
- the LOC137995453 gene encoding uncharacterized protein, producing MKGYSLASAIQIVTRCEIPEESCIPSETTTCVLSVQEVKTAEKEIFKHMQRNSFSDVVKALQRLDQPQSPRQMTSELKDLKTPKSMRKLHVVFDNDGILRVGGRLENAPVEYENKHPIILPYRHHVTELIILQYHQRAGHLGQEYVAASLRQLYWIIKGRSARTVNG
- the LOC137995452 gene encoding uncharacterized protein, whose product is MLYGEPPVKVEKDHSLPIDALDRMALTIKQGFALPKLQLQTFDGNPLEYWNFIKSFEASIERDAASENEKLMYVLQYTSGEANKAIKCCAVMHPSVGFQNAKKLLEERFGHPFTIASKYVTKLTEGLPLKAIDRAGLLAFADQLKNCEYTLRSIGYLKKNNSADNLRRIIQRLPFHLRTKFVEVADTIQQSGQRANISHKADFVKVKARPANNPVFGSVVDVTRDRAKKFQDVDQVQRHVQWNPALRTPAYNGQFRLSRTHFIRTPVNTDNAHFSVSRVTNSHILSTPLYGHWLSAL